In Neofelis nebulosa isolate mNeoNeb1 chromosome 7, mNeoNeb1.pri, whole genome shotgun sequence, the following proteins share a genomic window:
- the CIDEB gene encoding lipid transferase CIDEB, with protein MEYLSALNPSGLLRSVSSMSSEFGRKVWTSAPPPQRPFRVCDHKRTTRKGLTAATRQELLDKALEALLLSGMLTLVLEEDGTAVESEDFFQLLEDDTCLMVLEYGQSWTPNRSGVLSYGLGREKPKHSKDIARITFDVYKQNPRDLFGSLNIKATFYGLYSMSCDFQGLGPKKVLRELLRWTSALLQGLGHMLLGISSSLRHLIEGAEQWHWQRQGRLHPY; from the exons aTGGAGTACCTCTCAGCCCTGAACCCCAGCGGCCTGCTCAG GTCAGTATCCAGTATGAGCTCTGAGTTTGGCAGGAAAGTCTGGACTTCAGCTCCACCACCCCAGCGACCTTTCCGTGTCTGTGATCACAAGCGAACCACCCGGAAAGGTTTGACAGCTGCCACCCGCCAGGAACTGCTAGACAAG GCACTGGAGGCCTTGCTGCTGAGTGGAATGCTAACACTGGTGCTGGAGGAGGATGGGACGGCCGTGGAGAGTGAGGACTTCTTCCAGCTTTTGGAGGATGACACGTGCCTGATGGTGCTGGAGTATGGGCAGAGCTGGACCCCCAACAGG AGTGGGGTGCTGTCATACGGCCTGGGCCGGGAGAAGCCCAAGCACAGCAAGGACATCGCCCGTATCACCTTTGATGTATACAAGCAAAACCCTCGAGACCTCTTTGGCAGCCTCAATATCAAAGCCACATTCTATGGGCTCTACTCCATGAGTTGTGACTTTCAAGGACTCGGCCCAAAGAAAGTACTCAG GGAGCTCCTCCGTTGGACCTCTGCACTGCTGCAAGGGCTGGGCCATATGTTGCTGGGAATTTCCTCCAGCCTTCGCCATTTAATAGAAGGGGCCGAACAATGGCATTGGCAGCGGCAGGGTCGCCTTCATCCCTACTGA
- the LTB4R gene encoding leukotriene B4 receptor 1, with protein MFIVLLTIILLSVALVVGLPGNSFVVWSILVKMQKRSVTALLVLNLALADLAVLLTAPFFLHNVAQRTWVFGLAACRLFHYVCGVSMYASVLLITTMSLDRSLAVALPFVSQKFRTKAVAWWVLAGIWVMSLLLATPVVVYRTVTLAPNNWSLVCFLKYPSERLNAFHLLFEALTGFLLPFLVVVASYSDIGRRLQARRFRRSRRTGRLVALIILTFAAFWLPYHVVNLAEAGRLLAGGEAGPLKNRLLLARYVFIALAFLSSSVNPVLYACAGGGLLRSAGVGFVAKLLEATGSEASSTRRGGTLAQTVRGAPATPENGTTESLTVSNPLQ; from the coding sequence ATGTTCATCGTTCTGCTGACGATCATCCTCCTGTCAGTGGCACTGGTTGTGGGGCTTCCCGGCAACAGCTTTGTGGTGTGGAGCATCCTGGTAAAGATGCAGAAGCGCTCTGTCACTGCCTTGTTGGTGCTGAACTTGGCCCTGGCCGACTTGGCTGTATTGCTTACTGCCCCCTTTTTCCTCCACAACGTGGCCCAACGCACCTGGGTGTTCGGACTGGCTGCCTGCCGCCTGTTTCACTATGTCTGCGGAGTCAGCATGTACGCCAGCGTCCTGCTGATCACGACCATGAGTCTGGACCGCTCGCTGGCGGTTGCCCTCCCCTTTGTGTCCCAGAAGTTTCGTACCAAGGCCGTTGCCTGGTGGGTACTGGCAGGCATCTGGGTGATGTCCCTTCTGCTGGCCACGCCCGTCGTCGTGTACCGCACGGTGACCTTGGCACCGAACAACTGGAGCCTGGTGTGCTTCCTGAAGTACCCCAGCGAACGACTCAACGCCTTCCATCTACTCTTCGAGGCCCTCACCGGCTTCCTGCTGCCCTTCCTGGTGGTGGTGGCCAGCTACTCCGACATCGGTCGCAGGCTGCAGGCCCGGCGCTTCCGCCGAAGCCGCCGCACGGGCCGCCTGGTGGCGCTCATCATCCTGACCTTCGCTGCCTTCTGGCTGCCCTACCACGTGGTGAACTTGGCCGAGGCGGGCCGGTTGCTGGCCGGCGGGGAGGCGGGGCCGTTGAAGAACCGGCTGCTCCTGGCGCGCTACGTGTTCATCGCGCTGGCCTTTCTGAGCAGTAGCGTGAACCCCGTGCTGTACGCGTGCGCCGGCGGTGGCCTGCTGCGCTCGGCCGGCGTGGGCTTCGTCGCCAAGCTGTTGGAGGCCACCGGCTCCGAGGCGTCCAGCACCCGCCGCGGGGGCACCCTGGCCCAGACGGTGAGGGGCGCCCCCGCCACTCCCGAGAATGGCACCACCGAGAGCCTCACCGTCTCCAACCCTCTCCAGTGA
- the LTB4R2 gene encoding leukotriene B4 receptor 2, translated as MLACYRPPGNETLLSWKASRVTGTAFLLLAALLGLPGNGFVVWSLAGWRPARGRPLAATLVLHLALADGAVLLLTPLFATFLAGQAWPLGQAGCKAVYYVCALSMYASVLLTSLLSLQRCLAVTRPFLAPRLRSPALARRLLLAVWLAALLLAAPAAVYRHLWGDRVCQLCHPSPAHAAAHLSLETLTAFVLPFGLVLGCYGLTLARLRGARWGAGRRRTRVGRLVSAIVLAFGLLWAPYHVVNILQVVAALAPPEGALARLGGAGQAARAGTTALAFFSSSVNPVLYVFTAGDLLPRAGPRFLTRLFEGSGEARSGGRSREGTMELRTTPRLKVVGQGRGDGDPGGGVEKDSQGWDP; from the coding sequence ATGCTGGCCTGTTACCGACCCCCGGGGAACGAGACGCTGCTGAGCTGGAAGGCCTCTCGGGTCACAGGCACGGCCTTCCTGCTGCTGGCGGCGCTGCTGGGACTGCCGGGCAATGGCTTCGTAGTGTGGAGCTTGGCGGGCTGGCGGCCCGCAAGGGGGCGACCGTTGGCGGCCACGCTGGTGCTGCACCTGGCGCTGGCCGACGGCGCGGTGCTGCTGCTCACGCCTCTCTTCGCGACCTTCCTGGCGGGGCAGGCGTGGCCGCTGGGCCAGGCGGGCTGCAAGGCGGTGTACTACGTGTGCGCGCTCAGCATGTACGCCAGCGTCCTGCTCACCAGCCTGCTCAGCCTGCAGCGCTGCCTCGCCGTCACCCGCCCTTTCCTGGCGCCCAGGCTGCGCAGTCCGGCCCTGGCCCGCCGCTTGCTGCTGGCCGTCTGGCTGGCCGCTCTGCTGCTCGCCGCCCCGGCCGCCGTCTACCGCCACCTGTGGGGAGACCGCGTGTGCCAGCTGTGCCACCCGTCGCCGGCCCACGCCGCGGCCCACCTGAGCCTGGAGACGCTGACCGCCTTCGTGCTTCCTTTCGGGCTGGTGCTCGGCTGCTACGGCTTGACGCTGGCGCGGCTGCGGGGCGCCCGCTGGGGCGCCGGGCGGCGCAGGACGCGGGTGGGCCGGCTGGTGAGCGCCATCGTGCTCGCCTTCGGCTTGCTCTGGGCGCCCTACCACGTGGTCAACATTCTGCAGGTGGTCGCCGCACTGGCTCCGCCGGAAGGGGCCTTGGCCAGGCTGGGCGGGGCGGGCCAGGCAGCGAGAGCTGGAACTACAGCTTTGGCCTTCTTCAGCTCCAGCGTCAACCCGGTGCTCTACGTCTTCACCGCAGGGGATCTGCTGCCCCGGGCAGGTCCCCGCTTCCTTACAAGACTCTTTGAGGGCTCTGGAGAGGCCCGAAGCGGGGGCCGCTCTAGGGAGGGGACCATGGAGCTCCGAACTACCCCTCGGCTCAAAGTGGTGGGGCAGGGCCGGGGCGATGGAGAccctgggggcggggtggagaaGGACAGTCAGGGATGGGACCCTTGA